In one Steroidobacteraceae bacterium genomic region, the following are encoded:
- the coaBC gene encoding bifunctional phosphopantothenoylcysteine decarboxylase/phosphopantothenate--cysteine ligase CoaBC, which translates to MKPKILLGVTGGIAAYKSPQLVRRLVEAGAEVQVVMTRGARHFVGAASLQAVSGRPVRDDLWDSAAEAAMGHIELARWANLVLIAPATADAIARLAGGRADDLLTTLCLATQAPLVLAPAMNHQMWRHSATQQNVATLTSRGVTLLGPDDGAQACGETGPGRMRDPDLLAAQALAMFDANGPLRGVHVLITAGPTREAIDPVRFVSNRSSGKMGFAVAEAARAAGAKVTLVSGPVALATPQGVTRIDVESAAEMHAAVEREVPSAEMFIATAAVADYRPRQVARQKIKKTGSELDLELERTVDVLTQVASRAARPFVVGFAAETQSLEQHAMQKLVKKNLDMIAANEVGEKKVFEQDENALLVLWRGGRAQIGPAAKSNVARELIALIAERFEEWRALKARAQA; encoded by the coding sequence ATGAAACCGAAAATCCTGCTCGGAGTAACCGGCGGCATCGCCGCCTACAAAAGCCCACAGCTCGTGCGCCGGCTGGTCGAGGCCGGAGCCGAGGTTCAGGTCGTGATGACCCGGGGTGCTCGGCATTTCGTGGGCGCCGCGAGCCTGCAGGCCGTATCCGGGCGGCCGGTACGCGACGATCTGTGGGATAGCGCCGCGGAAGCGGCGATGGGCCATATCGAACTCGCGCGCTGGGCGAATCTGGTGCTGATCGCCCCCGCCACGGCCGACGCCATCGCGCGCCTCGCCGGCGGTCGCGCCGACGACCTGCTGACCACGCTGTGCCTGGCAACCCAGGCGCCGCTCGTGCTGGCCCCCGCCATGAATCACCAGATGTGGCGCCACAGCGCGACCCAGCAGAATGTCGCGACCCTGACATCCCGCGGTGTGACACTGCTGGGGCCGGATGACGGTGCCCAGGCTTGTGGAGAAACCGGGCCCGGCCGCATGCGCGATCCCGATTTGCTCGCCGCGCAGGCGCTGGCCATGTTCGATGCGAACGGCCCATTGCGCGGCGTGCACGTTCTGATCACGGCGGGTCCGACCCGCGAGGCGATCGATCCCGTGCGCTTCGTCAGCAACCGCAGCTCGGGCAAGATGGGATTTGCAGTCGCTGAGGCAGCGCGCGCGGCCGGCGCGAAAGTCACCTTGGTCAGCGGACCGGTGGCGTTGGCGACGCCGCAAGGTGTCACCCGCATCGACGTTGAATCGGCGGCCGAGATGCACGCGGCCGTTGAACGCGAAGTGCCCTCGGCAGAGATGTTCATCGCCACGGCTGCGGTGGCCGATTACCGCCCACGGCAGGTCGCACGGCAGAAGATCAAGAAAACAGGCAGCGAGCTCGATCTCGAACTGGAGCGCACCGTCGACGTGCTCACCCAGGTCGCCTCGCGTGCCGCCCGGCCGTTCGTGGTCGGGTTTGCCGCCGAGACACAGTCGCTCGAGCAGCACGCGATGCAGAAGCTGGTCAAGAAGAACCTCGACATGATCGCCGCCAATGAGGTGGGCGAGAAAAAAGTGTTCGAGCAGGATGAGAACGCCCTGCTGGTGCTATGGCGCGGCGGCCGCGCGCAGATCGGTCCCGCGGCGAAGTCGAATGTCGCGCGCGAGCTCATTGCTCTGATCGCTGAGCGATTCGAGGAGTGGCGCGCGCTCAAGGCGCGAGCCCAGGCCTGA
- the radC gene encoding DNA repair protein RadC: protein MPRRHARARLSARSSDGGNPACFLRSAHVWMVAGGPGSGKTPAVTTLETTPVGTSANRHSPSMASTDDVELLATLLGGAGPSAHASRQARALLRHHQSLRGLVHYLTQHAPYAGGSPSRKQQRLLLAALEFARRCFEQSLQRENAMTGPQATRQFLCARLADRPYETFCCLYLDNRHRVIAFAELFRGTIDGAAVHPREVIREVLAHNAAAVILAHNHPSGVAEASRADELITRRLSDALALIDVRVLDHIIVGDGATLSFAERGLL, encoded by the coding sequence ATGCCGCGTCGGCATGCCAGGGCAAGATTATCAGCCCGAAGCAGCGACGGCGGCAATCCAGCCTGTTTTTTGCGATCTGCGCACGTTTGGATGGTGGCCGGCGGGCCGGGCAGCGGCAAGACTCCTGCGGTGACAACCCTCGAGACTACCCCAGTTGGCACATCCGCCAACCGGCACAGCCCCAGCATGGCATCAACCGACGACGTCGAATTGCTCGCGACATTGCTCGGCGGCGCTGGCCCTTCGGCCCATGCATCGCGTCAGGCCCGAGCACTGCTTCGCCACCACCAGAGCCTGCGCGGGCTTGTGCACTACCTGACACAGCATGCGCCATACGCTGGCGGATCGCCGTCCCGCAAACAGCAGCGTCTGCTGCTCGCCGCACTCGAATTCGCACGACGCTGTTTCGAGCAATCGCTGCAGCGCGAGAACGCCATGACCGGACCGCAGGCAACGCGGCAATTCCTCTGTGCCCGGCTCGCCGACCGACCCTATGAGACATTCTGCTGCCTGTACCTCGACAACCGTCACCGCGTCATCGCGTTTGCCGAACTCTTCCGCGGCACCATCGACGGTGCGGCGGTGCATCCGCGCGAGGTGATCCGCGAGGTCCTTGCGCATAATGCGGCGGCGGTGATTCTCGCGCACAACCATCCGTCGGGCGTCGCCGAGGCGAGCCGCGCCGATGAGCTCATCACCCGCCGCCTGAGCGACGCCCTGGCATTGATCGACGTCAGGGTGCTCGATCACATCATCGTGGGCGATGGCGCCACCCTGTCGTTTGCCGAGCGGGGCCTCCTTTAG
- the coaD gene encoding pantetheine-phosphate adenylyltransferase, giving the protein MKRAAVYPGTFDPITNGHHDLVRRAAGMFDHVVVAIAANPNKTPLFSLEQRVDLARRVLADVQNVEVCGYEGLTVDFARSRGVRFIVRGLRAVSDFEFEFQLANMSRHLSRDVETVFMTPQEQFTFISSTLVREIALLGGQVAEFVHPLVATALADKAAELGRKR; this is encoded by the coding sequence ATGAAACGAGCCGCCGTCTACCCGGGGACCTTCGACCCGATCACCAATGGTCACCATGACCTGGTGCGCAGGGCCGCAGGCATGTTCGATCACGTGGTCGTCGCGATCGCCGCCAACCCGAACAAGACGCCGTTGTTCTCGCTCGAGCAGCGCGTGGATCTCGCGCGCCGGGTGCTGGCCGACGTGCAGAACGTCGAAGTCTGCGGCTATGAAGGATTGACCGTCGATTTCGCGCGTTCGCGCGGGGTCAGGTTCATCGTGCGTGGCCTGCGCGCGGTGTCGGATTTCGAATTCGAGTTCCAGCTCGCCAACATGAGCCGCCACCTGTCGCGCGACGTCGAAACCGTATTCATGACGCCGCAGGAGCAGTTCACCTTCATCTCCTCGACGCTGGTGCGCGAGATTGCACTCCTCGGCGGCCAGGTCGCGGAATTCGTCCACCCGCTGGTGGCGACAGCGCTTGCCGACAAGGCGGCAGAGTTGGGCAGGAAGCGATGA
- the rpmB gene encoding 50S ribosomal protein L28 produces the protein MSRVCDVTGTGPAVGNRVSHANNKRRRRFLPNLHKQRFWLDDEKRWVTLRVTSRGMRTIEKNGIDVVVAGLRKRGMKI, from the coding sequence ATGTCACGGGTCTGCGATGTCACCGGCACTGGTCCGGCAGTTGGCAACCGCGTTTCGCACGCCAACAACAAGCGGCGGCGGCGTTTCCTGCCGAACCTGCACAAGCAGCGTTTCTGGCTCGACGACGAGAAGCGCTGGGTCACCCTGCGCGTGACTTCGCGCGGCATGCGCACCATAGAGAAGAACGGCATCGATGTGGTTGTCGCCGGACTGCGCAAGCGCGGCATGAAGATCTGA
- the dut gene encoding dUTP diphosphatase produces MAIAGRRALKLRILDPRLGRELPLPAYATDGSAGLDLRACIDADLVLAPGESTLVPTGLAIHLDDPGLAAVILPRSGLGAKHGIVLGNLVGLIDSDYQGQLMVSVWNRSRAAFTITPGERIAQMVIVPIVQVEFDIVDDFAATARGAGGFGHTGRG; encoded by the coding sequence ATGGCGATCGCAGGGCGTCGCGCGCTCAAGCTGCGCATTCTGGATCCGCGACTCGGTCGCGAGCTGCCGCTGCCTGCCTACGCAACCGACGGTTCAGCCGGGCTCGATCTGCGAGCCTGCATCGATGCCGACCTGGTGCTCGCGCCCGGCGAGTCCACGCTCGTACCCACCGGGCTCGCCATCCATCTGGATGATCCCGGTCTCGCCGCCGTCATCCTGCCGCGCTCGGGATTGGGTGCGAAACACGGCATCGTCCTCGGCAACCTGGTTGGTCTGATCGATTCGGATTACCAGGGACAGCTCATGGTGTCGGTTTGGAACCGCTCCCGCGCCGCATTCACCATCACACCGGGGGAGCGCATCGCGCAAATGGTCATCGTGCCCATCGTGCAGGTCGAGTTCGACATCGTCGATGATTTCGCGGCGACCGCGCGGGGTGCCGGCGGTTTCGGTCACACGGGGCGCGGCTGA
- a CDS encoding DUF4124 domain-containing protein: MSRSSAQFGLVLSMLLTVMAVHAANGGDGKGTRTYRWIDDNGVVQYGDKIPPEYATRERAVLNSQGVVIQKLEAQKTPEQIAAEVEAARLRAEREQRDQFLLTTYTSVRDIEALRDERLVQLRGQVTAAQAYIATLDERLGALSVRAQGFRPYAADPRARPMPEGLVEDIVRTMNETRSQRKALDGKRAEETDLLARFDADIRRYRELKLAAAQRQ; encoded by the coding sequence ATGTCACGGTCGTCCGCACAATTCGGTCTTGTCCTGTCGATGCTGCTCACCGTCATGGCGGTCCATGCGGCAAATGGCGGTGACGGCAAGGGCACGCGAACCTATCGCTGGATCGACGACAACGGTGTCGTGCAGTACGGCGACAAGATTCCACCTGAGTACGCCACGCGCGAGCGCGCCGTGCTCAATAGCCAGGGTGTCGTCATCCAGAAGCTCGAGGCACAGAAGACACCCGAGCAGATCGCCGCCGAAGTTGAAGCCGCGCGCCTGCGCGCGGAGCGCGAGCAACGCGACCAGTTCCTGCTGACGACCTATACCTCGGTGCGCGACATCGAAGCGCTGCGCGACGAGCGCCTGGTGCAGCTGCGCGGCCAGGTGACGGCGGCGCAGGCCTATATCGCCACCCTCGACGAAAGGCTCGGCGCGCTCAGCGTGCGGGCGCAGGGGTTCCGACCCTATGCCGCCGACCCGCGCGCGCGTCCGATGCCCGAGGGTCTGGTCGAGGATATCGTTCGCACCATGAATGAAACACGCTCGCAGCGCAAAGCGCTCGACGGCAAACGCGCCGAAGAGACCGATCTGCTGGCGCGCTTCGACGCCGACATCCGGCGTTACAGGGAACTGAAGCTGGCCGCTGCCCAGCGGCAATGA
- the rpmG gene encoding 50S ribosomal protein L33, translated as MREKIKLLSSANTGHFYVVTKNKRLHPEKMEIRKYDPVVRKHVAYKETKIK; from the coding sequence ATGCGCGAGAAAATCAAGCTGCTGTCTTCGGCCAATACCGGGCACTTCTACGTCGTCACCAAGAACAAGCGCCTGCACCCGGAGAAAATGGAAATCCGCAAGTACGATCCGGTCGTGCGCAAGCACGTCGCGTACAAGGAAACCAAGATCAAGTAG
- the ggt gene encoding gamma-glutamyltransferase → MNRLATRRPGLAAGAVALLVAAMVLGARPLPAIASPPPRQAAIASAHPEATAAGEEILNRGGNAFDAAIAVAAALAVVEPSGSGLGGGGFLLLHRASDDFDVMIDAREKAPAAATRDMFLDADGVPVPGLSKNSALAAGIPGEPAALAHLAKHYGRLPLAATLAPAIRLARQGFAMYPRLRGGIAIKRDVLLRSRELSRNFLDRGAVPANGFIVRQPQLAATLERLAARGMDDFYRGALSRELITKVRRMGGIWSAEDLAGYQVVEREPVVGNYRGARVVAASLPSSGGIVLIDALNILSGYDLGALDGASRKHLILEAERRAHRDRAVYLGDPDFVDVPVAQLIHPYYAAGQRSSIRLDRALPSSALPGVAEAGEAGTQTTHFSILDKEGNRAAVTITLNFWFGSGLVVPGTGILLNNEMDDFSIKPGVPNGFDLVGGDANAIAPGKRMLSSSTPAFVESRQGLMILGSPGGSFIPGMVLNATLDFLDGRSAEQIVAAPRIHHQYLPDRVLYEQGALSDAEIAALTDRGHKLEPSSRRWGNLQVITQNFANGEVQAAADPRGDGAGHVY, encoded by the coding sequence ATGAATCGTCTCGCCACCCGCAGGCCGGGTCTGGCCGCCGGCGCCGTCGCGCTGCTCGTCGCTGCCATGGTGCTCGGCGCGCGGCCGCTGCCCGCGATCGCGTCGCCGCCGCCCCGGCAGGCGGCGATCGCGAGCGCACACCCGGAGGCGACCGCGGCAGGCGAGGAAATCCTCAATCGCGGCGGCAACGCATTCGATGCGGCGATCGCCGTCGCCGCCGCGTTGGCGGTGGTCGAACCCTCGGGTTCGGGTCTTGGCGGCGGCGGGTTCCTGCTGCTGCACCGTGCGAGCGACGATTTCGACGTGATGATCGACGCGCGTGAAAAGGCGCCGGCCGCTGCGACGCGTGACATGTTCCTCGATGCCGATGGCGTGCCGGTACCCGGTCTTTCCAAGAATTCCGCGCTCGCCGCAGGTATTCCGGGCGAACCCGCGGCACTTGCGCATCTTGCGAAGCACTACGGGCGTTTGCCGCTTGCAGCCACCCTTGCGCCGGCGATCCGGCTCGCCAGGCAAGGCTTCGCCATGTACCCGCGGCTGCGCGGCGGCATTGCCATCAAACGCGATGTGTTGCTGCGCTCGCGCGAGTTGAGCCGCAACTTCCTCGACCGCGGTGCCGTGCCCGCCAACGGCTTCATCGTGCGCCAGCCGCAGCTCGCGGCCACGCTCGAGCGGCTCGCAGCGCGCGGCATGGATGATTTCTATCGCGGTGCACTGAGCCGCGAACTGATCACCAAGGTACGGCGCATGGGCGGCATCTGGTCGGCGGAAGATCTCGCCGGCTATCAGGTCGTCGAACGCGAGCCCGTGGTTGGCAACTATCGCGGCGCTCGCGTCGTTGCGGCTTCGCTCCCGTCCTCGGGCGGCATCGTGCTGATCGACGCGCTCAACATACTCTCGGGCTACGACCTGGGCGCGCTCGATGGCGCATCGCGCAAACATCTGATTCTCGAAGCCGAGCGGCGCGCGCATCGTGACCGCGCGGTATACCTCGGCGACCCGGACTTCGTCGACGTGCCAGTCGCCCAGTTGATCCATCCCTACTACGCCGCCGGTCAGCGCAGTTCCATCCGCCTCGACCGCGCGCTGCCCTCCAGCGCATTGCCGGGTGTGGCGGAGGCCGGCGAAGCGGGCACGCAGACCACGCATTTCTCGATACTCGACAAAGAGGGCAATCGCGCGGCGGTTACGATTACGTTGAATTTCTGGTTCGGCTCCGGACTGGTGGTTCCCGGTACGGGGATTCTCCTCAATAATGAGATGGACGATTTTTCCATCAAGCCCGGCGTACCGAACGGCTTCGATCTGGTCGGCGGTGACGCCAATGCCATCGCACCGGGCAAGCGCATGCTCTCCTCCTCGACCCCGGCATTCGTCGAATCCAGGCAGGGGCTCATGATCCTCGGCTCGCCTGGCGGCAGCTTCATTCCCGGCATGGTCTTGAATGCAACGCTCGATTTCCTCGATGGCCGAAGCGCCGAGCAAATCGTAGCCGCGCCGCGCATCCACCATCAGTATCTGCCAGACCGCGTGCTCTACGAACAGGGCGCGCTGTCCGATGCGGAAATCGCCGCGCTCACCGACCGCGGCCACAAGCTCGAGCCGTCCTCGCGGCGCTGGGGCAATCTGCAGGTCATTACCCAGAATTTTGCGAACGGAGAAGTCCAGGCGGCCGCCGATCCACGCGGCGATGGTGCCGGACACGTCTATTGA
- a CDS encoding TIGR03067 domain-containing protein, translated as MIPDGEWRPIAAYVDGQVLPVHELRVAELSMHDGRYQILDGSRSLLDEGCYDLGDDAKLRPIDLRIDKGPHAGRRLRGIFACEQDLLTICYDLDGGERPTSFEPREELLLLQITYARVLRGVH; from the coding sequence TTGATCCCGGACGGTGAGTGGCGGCCGATTGCCGCTTACGTCGACGGCCAGGTGCTACCGGTACACGAACTGCGCGTCGCAGAGCTGTCGATGCACGATGGCCGCTACCAGATCCTCGATGGCAGCCGCAGTCTCCTCGACGAAGGTTGTTACGACCTTGGCGATGACGCGAAACTGCGGCCGATCGACTTGCGCATCGACAAGGGGCCGCACGCGGGCCGGCGCCTGCGAGGCATTTTCGCCTGCGAGCAGGATTTGCTCACGATCTGCTATGACCTCGACGGCGGCGAACGTCCGACAAGCTTCGAGCCCCGCGAGGAACTCCTGCTGTTGCAGATCACTTACGCGCGCGTGCTGCGCGGCGTGCACTGA
- the mutM gene encoding bifunctional DNA-formamidopyrimidine glycosylase/DNA-(apurinic or apyrimidinic site) lyase, protein MPELPEVETTRRGIEPYLRGRRVLRLDLYESRLRWRVADDLPERVRGSRVKDVARRAKYLLLHLEAGTLLVHLGMSGSLRVLRAGAERSKHDHFDLVLDSGDCIRFNDPRRFGSLHLTDAAPDLHPLLRNLAPEPLSEQFTADYLWRVTRGRRVAIKQLLMMSHLVVGVGNIYANEALFRAGIRPRRAARSLRRAEVTKLVRAVRQVLGLALRAGGTTLRDYVRVDGEPGYFRQRLYVYERAGQPCRNCATPIKHLVQQQRSSYYCPSCQH, encoded by the coding sequence ATGCCCGAGCTGCCAGAAGTCGAAACCACGCGCCGCGGCATCGAACCGTATTTGCGGGGTCGACGCGTGCTGCGACTTGATCTCTACGAGTCACGACTGCGCTGGCGGGTCGCGGACGATTTGCCGGAGCGCGTGCGCGGCAGCCGGGTCAAGGATGTCGCAAGGCGCGCCAAATACCTGCTGCTTCATCTCGAAGCCGGCACCTTGCTCGTGCATCTCGGCATGTCGGGGAGCCTGCGGGTGTTGCGCGCGGGCGCCGAAAGGAGCAAGCACGACCACTTCGACCTGGTGCTCGATTCCGGGGACTGCATCCGGTTCAACGACCCGCGCCGCTTCGGCAGCCTGCATCTGACCGACGCCGCGCCCGATCTGCATCCGCTGTTGCGCAATCTCGCGCCCGAGCCGCTCAGCGAACAGTTTACGGCGGATTATCTTTGGCGCGTGACACGCGGACGACGCGTCGCCATCAAGCAGCTTCTGATGATGAGCCATCTCGTGGTTGGTGTCGGCAACATCTATGCCAACGAGGCGCTCTTCCGGGCCGGCATACGCCCGCGCCGCGCAGCGCGCTCTTTGCGCCGCGCCGAAGTGACGAAGCTCGTGCGCGCAGTCCGTCAGGTGCTCGGTCTCGCATTGCGTGCCGGCGGCACGACACTTCGCGACTACGTCCGCGTCGACGGCGAACCAGGCTATTTCCGCCAGCGCCTTTATGTCTATGAGCGCGCAGGCCAGCCGTGCCGCAATTGCGCCACGCCGATCAAGCACCTCGTCCAGCAACAACGCTCGAGCTATTACTGCCCGTCATGCCAGCACTGA
- the pyrE gene encoding orotate phosphoribosyltransferase — translation MPRDHTQRFVELAMQRDALRFGSFTLKSGRQSPYFFNAGMFDDGAALAELGECYAAALLESGVEFDMLFGPAYKGIPLVTATAMALARNHSRAVPFAFDRKEAKDHGEGGRIVGRALAGRVVIVDDVITAGTAIRQSLALIRSARAQPVAVLLALDRQERGQGERSAVEELASAEQLQCISILNLAGLIATLAGAGSDRVRISDTELAALRDYRKRYGTG, via the coding sequence ATGCCTCGCGATCATACTCAACGATTCGTCGAACTTGCCATGCAGCGCGATGCACTGCGCTTCGGCAGCTTTACGCTCAAGTCCGGCCGACAGAGTCCTTACTTCTTCAACGCCGGCATGTTCGATGACGGCGCGGCACTTGCCGAACTCGGCGAGTGTTATGCCGCGGCGCTGCTCGAAAGCGGTGTCGAATTCGACATGCTGTTTGGTCCCGCCTACAAGGGCATTCCGCTGGTGACCGCCACGGCCATGGCGCTTGCGCGCAATCATTCGCGCGCGGTCCCTTTCGCCTTCGATCGCAAGGAGGCGAAGGATCATGGCGAAGGCGGCCGCATTGTCGGCCGCGCGCTCGCTGGCCGGGTCGTGATCGTCGACGACGTCATCACCGCGGGCACCGCCATACGACAGTCACTGGCACTGATCCGATCCGCCCGGGCTCAACCGGTTGCGGTGCTGCTCGCGCTCGATCGCCAGGAGCGCGGCCAGGGCGAACGCTCGGCCGTCGAGGAACTGGCGAGCGCCGAGCAGCTGCAGTGCATCAGCATCCTCAACCTGGCCGGGCTGATCGCGACCCTGGCTGGCGCCGGAAGTGACCGAGTTCGCATTTCTGATACGGAACTGGCCGCACTGCGAGACTATCGCAAGCGCTACGGCACAGGATGA